The following coding sequences are from one Aethina tumida isolate Nest 87 chromosome 2, icAetTumi1.1, whole genome shotgun sequence window:
- the LOC109601884 gene encoding ras-related protein Rab-21 gives MASPANGAVKNYKVVLLGEGCVGKTSLVLRYVEDKFNNNHISTVQAAFLNKKLNIDGKRINLAIWDTAGQEQFHALGPIYYRSSNGAILVYDITDQDSFQKVKSWVKELRKMLGKDVSLVIAGNKIDLEKDRNVILQDAEEYANKVGAIHCQTSAKQNTGVEEMFMALTNKMLEVSEEKEHQTSPLSRQNSQRRNVIIVDDEVASPASKSCCGS, from the exons ATGGCATCGCCGGCCAACGGCGCCGTGAAAAACTACAAAGTCGTTCTGCTGGGCGAGGGATGCGTCGGTAAAACCAGCCTCGTCCTGCGCTACGTCGAGGACAAGTTCAACAACAATCACATCAGCACTGTCCAG GCCgcatttttaaacaagaaacTTAATATCGATGGCAAACGTATAAATCTGGCGATTTGGGACACGGCCGGTCAGGAGCAGTTCCACGCACTGGGCCCCATTTATTATAGGTCGTCGAACGGTGCCATTTTAGTGTACGACATCACCGACCAGGATTCGTTTCAGAAAGTTAAGAGTTGGGTGAAGGAGCTCAGGAAAATGTTGGGCAAGGATGTGAGCCTTGTTATTGCCGGCAACAAAATTGATCTGGAAAAGGACAGGAATGTAATCTTACAAGATGCAGAGGA ataTGCAAATAAAGTGGGGGCAATACACTGTCAAACATCAGCGAAACAGAACACTGGGGTGGAAGAGATGTTTATGgctttaacaaataaaatgttggagGTCAGTGAGGAGAAAGAACATCAAACGTCGCCGTTAAGCAGGCAGAACTCCCAACGTCGCAACGTCATCATTGTTGATGATGAAGTGGCGTCGCCAGCAAGCAAAAGTTGTTGTGGAAGTTAA